TTGAGCTCTttaaagttcctttttttttttttctcttgaagtCAAACTTAGTTGCCAACTTTCTCTTTTCTAAGTATTATCAGAAAATGAAACTCTTTAGTTATGATCAGTTGGCAGTCCATTTGAAAAACTTTGTTATCCTAATAACTAATTTCACTGAGTACCAGGGTACAAAAATTTCTGTTCAAAATTGCCTTGTTTGATTTAACAGATACTGTATTCATTTGAATAACTGCATTTAAAGGGCATAGATTACTTCTGGCACATTAATTGTTTAGGTTTGTGTGATTGGTGCACTTTGTTTACAaccatttaaaaacaattaatagcTGGTTggttaaatttttataaaatttcgggggggggggggggatgaaagtATAAAATGATTAGAATTAATTGACAGCACGTGATGCCCATTATAAGCTACCCGACACGACCAAGGTATTCCAGACACATACATGAAACATCATGATCCGGAAGTTGAAAATTGGGACTAGTGAAATTTGCCCTTGTGGAGTGTCAGCGGAGAATGacgaccatgtccttcaaagctgcacaaagaggcccgaacaaggcactggccccaaaaacaaaacctgtagaagaaaaactatGGAGAGGAGAGCTGCCTTATCCAGACACTACAACGAAGTTCAACTCTGATATTGAAATGGACTAGATATCTGAACCCTCCAAGATAATAAAAAAGTGATAGCACCAAaagcaatggacctcattcaccaaaaacgaacggtcacgtgataatattgatgcaacaacaaaaaaaactgtcacgtgataaccattgttgattaaaattagacaGTAATTTGCATAGAAGAGATAGGGCAACGCGTGGttcaatgttgtttatttacgattggtgaatgaggtccattgaatctgttttaaaaaacaaattgctaaaaaacaatttttgtcaTAAAATttttgattacaaggactcactttttcaattaaaaacaacatttcacaAAATAGGACAGACACCCATATCGTATGCAATAATAGCCTACTGTCCAAGTGGCGAAACAGGATACCTTGCCTTGTCAACAAGTTGTatgtatgttagcagattttgttttgttgcacggtaaaaaaaaaaaaaaaaaaaaactttgtaaagaaaaaataaccGCTTTTGTgattttctttgtcagagtttcAACTTGGTTTTCTCACACGAGCTTGTTGTCAACAATGACATTCTGATATCTATATGAGTTCACTTGTTCTATCTGTATATTGTTTATATGCAGTATATTGTTTATATGCAGTATATTGTTTATatgcagtaggcctatattgtttATATGCAGTATATTGTTTATATGCAGTCCACCTTCTGAAGTCTAATTTAGTTTTTtctgacattcagttctagaaagttgtcgacgcaccagtttttttttaagtcttttgtcgagcttcgatactgagtgtCGTcgcctgaaataagaccgaccaTGACAGTATCATCAGCAAATCTAATCAATTTAACTGAGTCACGGAGGCTTCCTATATCATTTGTCTAAATTTTAAGAGTGTAGGGGTTGGGTTAGGAAATTTAGAACCCATCTTTGTGCGTAATAAGGGCTGACATTTAAATTACTCAGTTTATTGATCATTAGATATGTGACTGTATGGTGTTGAAAGCCGAGGGAAAATCTACAAAGAGCACTCTTGCAAACAATTTGGGTGTACCAAGGTGCTTATATATAGAGCTGGTCTAAGAGCGAATAAAGTATTGCATCCTCAGTTCCCTTGGCGGTTTTGTAGGCAAACTGGTGAGaatctaggctgttattgacttatgttgtttaaacacatttttacaaagcttatatcaactcactggtaaaaaaaaaaagtttgtacgcgttatttctcccacacccaatctcggataaagctgaaaattagcacaattatttcttttacctgacaacagaatttttaaattaaaaaaaaacaaccaattatttaattaagtattaattgataattaattattttgtttggtaggCTACAGGTATcgtgaacaagggaaagaaactatacttatacttaaaatataggctactgatgtggtggtataagctgaattagtcccttgtATAGGTCATCGTCTGAGCATTATATATAGTGAACAAAAACGtgaaaaatagaaacaatagataactatacaaccTTTAGGTTCATAatctcttcgctagcagagtggttaccgtctTGGCTTGTGAAGCCTGTGAAGGATTTAAGCCCACGAGTTCGAAATCAGGTCGttcactttttaattttttattttcaaaaataggcgtacatttaaaaaacgatcacccagataccccgttttTTCTTCCACACCACTTTTCAACTGgtgcagacaagtgatagggtcatagagtatttagaaagctaaaagcatgaaattgcgctaaacaaaaacaagtgctaaaactatttctaatcgcacagagttattatatattgttagtctagatctattacaaatttaatttaatgaataatccaaactaattgataggtactcgtaatataagctttgttttttaaagtatttgtgtttggtgtaatgcacaaattttaggacaaatttccatacggacaataaagattatcattattattattatttgtgtattttgcttgttcaaaAATTGTATGACTATAgatgttagtgctactgggcggaaaacatttaaactatctattttttatttcatgggTACTTGTATAATTTCCGAAGTTTTCCAGATTTTTGGAATTAGGCACGTTTTAACCAGTAGTTAAATATGTGGGAGAAGGTAAAGGATATTCTACGCTGATATTATAATGCAGCTATTTTTACTGAATCTTCTACTCAGCTTCAGACCCTTGTTTACAATCTGCACCATGCCATTAAATGTTAGTCAAAGCAAAAAATACTGCAAACTGCAAAAACTCTACAAGTTGCTTCCTTTACACGTGTTTTATTTTACTGTTTTAGAAATTTCAACACGTTTCCAAAGCACGTAATTAAACATTATattcaaattaattaaaattacgaTTTTACTgtagatgtatttatttatttgtaccaATTGAGAGTTCATACAGTGACACAAAGCCTCTATAAAGTCTATCTACATGTAGATATAAAACACATAAAGTAAACCAGTTTTGCATGTAACATAATGCGTTCAATTATCGTTGCATTATTATGAAAGTAGGAAGCCTATAGACCATTAATAGAATGAATTATATAGATACACACCATATGTCAGGCAATATATGGGCCGGATCGTATGGTAATGCCAGGGCCGATTCATCACCCAGTCAGCTTCTGATTGTGTCCATTGCAGtattccatccatccatcccagtggcgttacagcccatggagggctctggcctgcttcaacacatccttccattcagatctctcctgggcctttcgtctccacgccctaacctcaagctgttgcagatctgcttccacatcatcaatcctcCATTGCAGTATTAGACCGgctttttctataattttttcTCCTTGCTGGCGGCTAACTTCTTCACCTCGTAGCTAGAAACACCGATACTCAAACTCCCTGCCACGAGAAGCAATCATTGACTATCCACGGATTTTGACTCTGTATTCCTTGAGAGAGCTTTTTAAGTGTCTTTGTATTTCTTGTGTTGAACCCAGGCCTTACAATGGCGTACAGCTACAATTGCGCCAATGGATTCATTGCTCCCGGGCGTTTTAGGAGCCCACAGGGGTCATTGAAACAgtcttttatttactttttatgaaGACGTGAAAACACTGTTCCAAAGTGCTGATAAGTTGCTCGTGCATAATGCACGCAATATAAGAATATTTATAAGACCATACCAGGAATGATGACAGGACGGGTGGCTGACCAACTAATTCCTTAAtctttattttgcatttttatttgattcgattattttagatttagaactaCAATCAAAATacgaattttttatttcttttgaccATTGAAAAATTAATTGATAGCCTTTGCGGCCCCTCCCTTAGCTCCCTGGGGGTGGGGCGAGTTTCACAGTTTGATAAGCGCTGAATTAAGGGAAGAGTAAAGTATGTAAGCATACACTGAGTGTTGTCTGGCCTCCATTGGAATATCTTTTGTCAATATGTGTAGATCTATgccattaatcttcggactcgaagccTTATTATGTCTAAATGATAgtaaatgtaaatatgtttagggcatatataggcctacatacacgTTGactcaatatgttttttttccatGCTCTACTCATACTTCTACTTTAGAAACGGGTTGGTGGCACCCTCACACTTTTGATCGAGGCTTACGGGAAGGCCTACCTAGCTACGCTACTGCGATTGCCCAAAATTTATAAGGTATCACTGGTGAAAAAGTCTAGTTCTAGACCTCCCTATCTATTTTCACGTACCGGTACAGTATAATTTGCAGTGCCCTAATTAAGTCTCCTTGATATTAGCTTACTCAAACCAATAATAAGTACAGCTAAGCTAACTAACATTTTAATtacgtaattttttttatctattgttCACAATGTCACCAAATTTATAAACGGACTTAACTGACTTAACccaattaaaaacattattatttcgtttctGTGATAAGTTTAGAAACTAAGTCTAGTGGTGAATTTTTAATTAACTCTGATATTTTAGTAGAAAAAAGGGGCAGTAACTCTTTCAAGCGTCcattaaatatttgcatttttatattgtGCATTTTcacattataattttattatttaaaaatttctttactGAAATTTTACTTACACcattattttttatgtattaaCAATTTCTTATTTGTACTACATGTAAGTTAACCTTctaatataatctagattttataCAAATCGCATTGAAAAACATTTCGATCTAGATTACACTCTCCCGTTGGCCGCCAACGTTTGCGAAATGTGGAGATTTGAAGTCCGCCATTAATTTTAGTGCCCAGATAAGACGATTTCATGCGAATGTGATTAGCTACGTTGTTGTCACAGGGCCATATATTCGCTTTTTGcaacaacaataattaattaataatttaatttagtctAGTCACTAATCCACTctattattatatctagatttagacttataATATAAAACTCTAAAAGATtacttgatctagaatctagattaattctagatctagatctagatctgctgCTTTTAATTTAACATGTCATGTTTATTaatgctagatctagagacagagTCTTCTgagctctattttttttctgcctttgAGCCCTTTGGAAGTCTGAACTGAAGAAGGTTTGGGCAAATTCTTGAAGTTGGGGAGGTAgacaataatttttgtttaaattaattacatttttaaaatcattatcatataaataatagaatagatctatctgTATGTTTTATAACATGCAAGTTGTTACAAATAATTAAGCTTAGCAGCCCAAAACtgatattatattaatattatataataatattaataataatcaagcatcatcatcatctctcTTAACAATCATACATAAAGTATCATTGTATGTTTTGTAAGCTCTTTTGTCTATAAGTATAATTCTATAACTATCATCTTTGCCAATTAGAACATTTCTTCAGGCCTTCAGCTCTTCTCTGAAACTTTCTCCATTAatattctttatgttttcttgttgGCTTCTTTCTCTTACCCTAGACTAGAaccttcaatgaagtccagtagggagtCGGCGCCGATAGGCCCCGTTCATACCGTTGgttgttagaaaggcttttatccaacaaccaggcctggacattgGGATTCTTCATCCCATGTCCTGTCTAGACTAGAGCAGTTGTAGCCAATGTGACTTTCCACATTTAAGTATAATATAATGTTAATATGATAATATGAATTATATGTTGTATGTTGTTGGCCTCAGTGACAGAATTCGCTTACTAAGTTACTTCTTTTAAAGCTTGTTTAAGATTTAATGTTTAATCTGTAGATTGTcaacatatatattttaaatattattttatttgtttcatcatGTTAGATAAAGCTGCCAACTCATGCAGATACAAACAGTTTAATACCACATACCGGTATACTTTGACCTGGCAATGGAGCAGACAATAACTATGATGACTGAAGAAGAAATACCAGAAGTTGGTCCCAATGACATTGTTATACATTTGGTCAACCCATACAAATGTGGTTTGTGTGAACTGGAGTTTTTAGAAAAGTCTGTCTTTAAGGTAATGAATGCACCAAAgactaataatatataattcaTTAGCTTTAATGgctttattatatatatctagatttttttaaagatgaagaCATAAAAGGTTTTCATGTATGTGTACTATTTTAATAGGAGCACATGTTTTCTCATTTGGagcaaatcaaacaagaacatccGAGCTCACAAATAGTTATGACAGTAACTCTTCCTCCAGAAACACCTGGAGGTGTCACCGTCACCAGAGATATTTTACAGCTTGGCGAGGATGGTTCTATCAAACAAGTTTTGCAGGTTGATAGCTCTTTCAGTTAATTACAAAATCATTTCATTGTATCAATTCcgttttagtttttatatttgttaaatGTTATGATTTTAATGATTAAAACCTTGCTATTTGTAGTGAAACAGAAGTAGagtaatctagatatatttagattCTTTTGAGAAccaaatctattaataaatgtTGATGCATCTACAGTCTTAAGAATAAAAATGTTGGTTGCCACCAGTTTTCTATTTGTACTGCTTATAGTGTCCCATATTGCCtgagacaaaatgaattaatttggTTACCCATAGATACATGCCCTAAATCTGTCACAATGCCACTTCCTTAAATTCCACTTTGTAATCATtcttatagtaaaaaaaaaaaattgtattttgagGTACTCATGTAGGCCAGGTTAGGATGTCAATAGGAAATCCTAAGTCCTAATCGTGTCCATGATTTTCATAGTACTACAGTTAATTGTCTCTAAATCAGTTAAGGCTCTGATTAACATGAACAACTAAATTAAGACGGATATGCAGATGacttaatgattttaaaaaaaaaaaagtaatttatcttttttaagataaaataattattggCTAATGTAAaccattaaaattaattattaaactttaaaagtaGGCCTCATATTATTCTCATAATTTTTTGCTATCCCATATTTTTTCTATTGCATCCTCTTTTTCTTATTGAAATCtcaataaataaagtattgttttgtttttcagccTACTCTGAATATGACGCTAAATCAAGTGTCCCCATTAAGAGAGCTTGAAGAAGCAGGGGTCCTCAAATTAAACCTACCGAAACCAGAAGAGATGGTTCCTATGGTTCCTAAAGCTCCACTGCCCATCATCAGACCATCAAATAATGTTAGCGCAATGAGCCTAGTTGAACCCCATGTTCAAACTGTTGAGGTTATTCAAGAAGGTTACCCTGCAATTGTTAGTACATCTATAAAAGAGGAGGCCCAAATAGTTTCTACTATGTCAGAGATAACTGAAAACAATGACAATTATCTCACCTTTGCTTTTAAAGGACCCAATGATGAGATGCAACATATTCAGATTATCAAACCTGAGGGTACCAAAGCTGGGGACCTAATGCTAGAACTTAGTAATAATTCTAATGTTGTAAAACGAAACAATCGAAATGGCAATAGCAAACATAGCAGTTGTGATATTTGTGGTAAAGTATTGTCCACATCTACCAATTTACTTAGACACAAGATGTATCACAGTGCAGAACGGCCATTTGTCTGTGATGTTTGCAATAAAGGCTTCAAGGATGCTTGCAACTTGAAAAAACACACTATCATTCATAAAAGAATTTTTCCTTGCTACTTGTGCAAAAAATCCTTCCTGCGAAAATCTCTCTTGGCCCTTCATTTGCGCCGCCACGAGACCAGAACTGCTATGGTAAAAACTGGCAACAGCACAAAAGAAGTCACAATCAGAACGTTTGTTGATGATGATGGTACCAGAGTAGAGGAGATGAGCATGTCTGCATTAGGAGGTCAGACTTTTGAATACAAGCCACGAATAGTTAAAGCAGATCCAAGTGAAATTGACCAGCAAGTTAAGAAAGAAATTAATGATCAAACCAATGGACAGGCTAATGGTGTGAGTTTGTCTGCGGGATCAGAGGCTCAGCATTCAGAgataattgaaaataaagagaaaaagccaGCTGGTCAGAAAACTATTTTTATGGTGACTTCTAATGGCCTCCAGGAAACCATTATTGAAAAGCAGACAGTGCAGGAAGAGGGTCAAGGTAGCTCAAATACAAATGCGGTCGATGCAATCGATGTTGATGATATGCCTGACTTGAAGATTCCTGAAGTTCCAGAGGAGTTTGTCAAAATGTATCAATGTGGCCATTGTGCGAAAAGGACGGTACAGCGTGGAAATATGATGAGGCACTTAATCCACCACTTAAAAGAAAAACCTTTTGTCTGTGACCAGTGCCCTAAGCAGTTTGTGGACAAAGGTGAATTGGTGAAACAtaagaaaacacacacaaagcCCTACAGGTGTCCTCAGTGTAATGGAGCCTTTGCCCACAATGCTCAGTTACTAAGACATTTGGAGAGTACCTGCCTTGGAAATACTGAAGAACTCAATTATACTGTACTGGAAGATGGTAAGACTTACAGATGTGATATCTGCCGTATTGAAATGAAAAGATTGGGTAACATGATCAAGCATGTTGGAACACACAGTATGACCAGTGGTAGAGCAAACTGGCACCACCGCCAGTCAAATTTCAAACCCAAAAAGTTCACTCCCAATAAGTCTTTTGAAAGTGCTTCTAACAAAAAGATGGAAATAtctccttattattattttgacttGAAtcataaaacgtatatttgttGCTTCTGTTCCCGATCATTTACTATGAAGTCCAACATCTTGCAGCATGTCAAGATTCATACCAAAGAAAAGCCTTATCCTTGCATGGAATGTGAACAATGGTTTGAAAGTACGGCTACTTTGAAGAGGCATTTAGATATCCACACAAAGCCATTTAAGTGTGACATTTGTCCCCTGGCATTTTCTCGTAAAATCTTCCTGGACATACACAAAAGAAAACACAATGAAAaggagaaagatgaagaaactTCAGATTTTGGTCTCCTTGAGGACAAGAAAGGATATTACTGCAAACATTGTAACAAGAAGCTTAACAATAAATACAGAATGCTAAATCACATCAAGCTTCACCTCTCTGATCGCACGCATGAATGCCCCACATGCAACAAGTGTTTCAGCTGCCAGTACTTGCTACTTAAACACAAGAAAGTTCACGCCAAACCATTTGCATGTAAAGTTTGTGGCGCAACCTTCACCCGCAAATTTTTTCTCATTTTGCACAGGAAGAGAGCTCACCCTAAAAAAGTATTACCAGTGGTGAAAACACCAGACTTACAATCTCTTGATGACAGCAATGCCAGCGGAGAAGACAAGCAAATTTTCCCTTGTGCTATTTGTGGTGCCCCATTCTCCAGGCTTGTCATCAAGATGAATCATGAGAAGAAATGCTATGAGGAGAGCAAGGTGATGGTCAGACTATCTGAGGGCAAAGGTTACAAGTGTAAGATCTGTGGTAAGGTTGCCAGTCTGAAACATAACTTGATGGTCCACATTCGTAAGCACACAGATGTTCTCAAAGTGGAAAACACCGGGAAAATTATTGTGGGAGAAGCATATTCTGACAAATTTGAGCCTGCAAAGTCCACCTCTCTTCTTGCTGACAAAGTCAATGCTAAAGTTAACAAGCCATCTGTATCTAAATTCAAACCTTTCTCTAAAGTTATTAAAAGAGCGAGGGAAGAATCAGACAGTTCAGACATTCTTGAAGTTGAAGATATTCAAGATGCTGCTTTCGAAATGGACAAAGAAGGTAGATTTCAAAGAATACCAGGTGGATACACATGCTTGGATTGCAGGAGAAAATTTAATGACTACGACGCTTTGATTGTGCATTTAGAATCTCATGGTGACAGCTCTGAAAAGCAAGAAAATGACAAAGAGGAAAAACAGGCGTCAATAAATAAGGCTGAAAAATCAGAAGCATTAGAGAAAAAGCCAGTGTTGAAAATAATCAAGTGTGAAACCCCATCTTCACCAGCAGAGAATAAGGAAACAGAAAACTCTaccccaaaaataaaaaaagaagtgtCTAAAAAGAAAGCAGCTACTCCGACAAGTCCTGCACTAGCTTCTAAAACTAAACAATCCGAAGAGAAAGTTGAGACACCAACGCCACCTAGAAGTACAAATCGACCAGCTAGAATTCAGAAAATGCCTTCTCGGTTTTTAGAGTAGGTCCAAATCATTTATTCCAAGTATGaactaataaaatttattcattttaattGTGACATTGAATACAAAAGATCTACAGATGGCTGTTTTGAACAAGTATTTTTTGAAtaacttgaaataatttttttagttaatccCATTGatcatatttttgtattttatgttttattcttgttgaACTTAATATTTACTCCTTATTCAGTCTTTACAAATGCATGAAATTCTTATTCAAATATGTTGCATCATTGAAATATTTCTTATGGTTGTATACAGTCTATCCTGATACTCCTGACAAGCTCTTCACATTAGTTAGACCATGTACATTATTTATGTTGAGACCAACACATTGACTTGCATAGTGTACAGATTGTATGTACTTCCACACTACCTGTTGCTTCATTATTGTATTCATAATTCTGCTTTGACATTTGTAGACTTGTAATTCATCCATGGTTCTGATGGTGAAGTCAACATGTATCTGTCCTAGTTATAGCAGTGACAAGCCATTGCAACTTGATGGCCTAGTTATAGCAGTGACAAGCTATTGCAACTCGATGGCCTAGTTATAGCAGTGACAAGCCATTGCAACTTGATGGCCTAGATATAGCAGCAACAAGCCATTGCAACTTGATGGCCTAGTTATAGCAGTGACAAGCCATTGCAACTTGATGGCCTAGTTATAGCAGTGACAAGCTATTGCAACTTGATGGCCTAGTTATAGCAGTGACAAGCCATTGCAACTTGATGGCCTAGTTATAGCAGTGACAAGCTATTGCAACTTGATGGCCTAGTTATAGCAGTGACAAGCCATTGCAACTCGATGGCCTAGTTATAGCAGTGACAAGCTATTGCAACTTGATGGCCTAGTTATAGCAGTGACAAGCCATTGCAACTCGATGGCCTAGTTATAGCAGTGACAAGCCATTGCAACTTGATGGCCTAGTTATAGCAGTGACAAGCCATTGCAACTCGATGGCCTAGTTATAGCAGTGACAAGCCATTGCAACTCGATGGCCTAGTTATAGCAGTGACAAGCCATTGCAACTTGATGGCCTAGATATAGCAGCAACAAGCCATTGCAACTTGATGGCCTAGTTATAGCAGTGACAAGCCATTGCAACTTTATGGCCTAGTTATAGCAGTGACAAGTCATTGCAACTCGATGGCCTAGTTATAGCAGTGACAAGTCATTGCAACTTGATGGCCTACAAGAAATTGAAGATTGTTGTTGGGCAGCTACTGATTCTCTTTGTTGTAATTTTTATTCATGAAGTTGTACTAGAAATCTCTTGTAGAAAATTGAActaggaagttgttttttttttttttggcttcaaaTATATCATGTTGTTAACAGTACTATTGTGTTGCTTCTTTGTTAAGGTGTTACATGAGTAGTAGTTGGTGATGTTAATGTTAAGAAGTTATTCAATGTGCCATAATCTCACTTCCCCTTCTTTGAAATGTTCAACCTGGtgtagttaataaattattaataaagttAGTTCTCTAGTAAACCTAACAGTATGAAGTATGCAGATGACCTATTTCATGAGTGTCATGTCACTACTTCAGTGGCCTTCACCTTGTGTATATGTCAAGTAGGCTACTCACTAAAGCTGAAGACATACTAAAATCTTGATGGTAATAATCTCAAGTTCCTAGGTATTGGAACTAAAACTTTTTGAGTAGGCAATGTGTCATCCTATACTCTACAACTAATCAAGTACAACTGCTAGGACCACTTCACAAAAGTGCTGTGGGGTGTCCAGAAATGAACATTCGCTTTTAACTATTGTAATAATTGAAATCTCACAGTGAATCAATCGAAAACAGTAATGTTTtacgtgtttcggatgttccttcagagttgaagttgaagaaaatgtacttcctagtccaaacctcccactggacgacggaggatggtaGGGTATGCACCTGGAGCCATCGAcgagtccgaacgacagtccagtgcgtgCTCATACCAGGCAGCCAGACATGGTTTGTCCTGGGTAAATCAACATTGGTGGTCAGACAGACAATGAAACCTTGGTAGTTGGGTCT
This genomic stretch from Biomphalaria glabrata chromosome 4, xgBioGlab47.1, whole genome shotgun sequence harbors:
- the LOC106063519 gene encoding zinc finger protein 62 homolog, yielding MEQTITMMTEEEIPEVGPNDIVIHLVNPYKCGLCELEFLEKSVFKEHMFSHLEQIKQEHPSSQIVMTVTLPPETPGGVTVTRDILQLGEDGSIKQVLQPTLNMTLNQVSPLRELEEAGVLKLNLPKPEEMVPMVPKAPLPIIRPSNNVSAMSLVEPHVQTVEVIQEGYPAIVSTSIKEEAQIVSTMSEITENNDNYLTFAFKGPNDEMQHIQIIKPEGTKAGDLMLELSNNSNVVKRNNRNGNSKHSSCDICGKVLSTSTNLLRHKMYHSAERPFVCDVCNKGFKDACNLKKHTIIHKRIFPCYLCKKSFLRKSLLALHLRRHETRTAMVKTGNSTKEVTIRTFVDDDGTRVEEMSMSALGGQTFEYKPRIVKADPSEIDQQVKKEINDQTNGQANGVSLSAGSEAQHSEIIENKEKKPAGQKTIFMVTSNGLQETIIEKQTVQEEGQGSSNTNAVDAIDVDDMPDLKIPEVPEEFVKMYQCGHCAKRTVQRGNMMRHLIHHLKEKPFVCDQCPKQFVDKGELVKHKKTHTKPYRCPQCNGAFAHNAQLLRHLESTCLGNTEELNYTVLEDGKTYRCDICRIEMKRLGNMIKHVGTHSMTSGRANWHHRQSNFKPKKFTPNKSFESASNKKMEISPYYYFDLNHKTYICCFCSRSFTMKSNILQHVKIHTKEKPYPCMECEQWFESTATLKRHLDIHTKPFKCDICPLAFSRKIFLDIHKRKHNEKEKDEETSDFGLLEDKKGYYCKHCNKKLNNKYRMLNHIKLHLSDRTHECPTCNKCFSCQYLLLKHKKVHAKPFACKVCGATFTRKFFLILHRKRAHPKKVLPVVKTPDLQSLDDSNASGEDKQIFPCAICGAPFSRLVIKMNHEKKCYEESKVMVRLSEGKGYKCKICGKVASLKHNLMVHIRKHTDVLKVENTGKIIVGEAYSDKFEPAKSTSLLADKVNAKVNKPSVSKFKPFSKVIKRAREESDSSDILEVEDIQDAAFEMDKEGRFQRIPGGYTCLDCRRKFNDYDALIVHLESHGDSSEKQENDKEEKQASINKAEKSEALEKKPVLKIIKCETPSSPAENKETENSTPKIKKEVSKKKAATPTSPALASKTKQSEEKVETPTPPRSTNRPARIQKMPSRFLE